A portion of the bacterium genome contains these proteins:
- a CDS encoding CopG family transcriptional regulator, which produces MPKPRKPGAPLVRTTLELPPALWRAAKIRAMDERRDLRAVIIDALRAYLATPKGGSA; this is translated from the coding sequence ATGCCGAAGCCGAGAAAGCCCGGGGCGCCGCTGGTGCGCACCACGTTGGAGCTGCCGCCTGCACTGTGGCGGGCGGCGAAGATCCGCGCCATGGACGAGCGGCGCGACCTGCGCGCCGTCATCATCGACGCCCTCCGGGCCTACCTCGCGACACCCAAAGGAGGCAGCGCATGA
- a CDS encoding tyrosine-type recombinase/integrase, with amino-acid sequence MKTQRTLEPGIFQRVDPRTGKWLPKLWIHYPKATGGTQDEPTGTTSRVQARKLRAQRMAEQSRGEPGRAAEKVRVGELLAALLTNYEVNDRGSLRTLRSHLKVLLPTFGHLRAIDCTTDTIERAQLRWQQAGTSNATINRRANMLRRAFNLGRRARRVHVVPYVPRLDEHSTPGRYIPAADAAALRAALPPYLREFFMFAYDHGTRRGQLSRTQRRFVDLARGVIAWPAAECKAREAHTVPLEGDGLAIVERLMERPPLWCPYLFHGPKCRPGQAPSKEYGCIGDFKKAWASACERAGLPAGRKAGGFTFHGTRHSAATNLRAGGMDEADAMQITGHQTAHVFRHYNIGDVETLRARLAAARTGQRGTVTPLRARGGNARQPVST; translated from the coding sequence ATGAAGACGCAACGGACCTTGGAACCGGGGATATTCCAACGCGTCGATCCTCGCACCGGGAAGTGGCTCCCGAAGCTCTGGATCCACTATCCGAAGGCGACCGGCGGCACGCAGGACGAGCCGACCGGCACGACCAGCCGCGTGCAGGCGCGCAAGCTGCGCGCGCAGCGCATGGCGGAGCAGTCGAGGGGCGAACCGGGCCGCGCCGCCGAGAAGGTGCGCGTCGGCGAGCTGCTCGCCGCGCTGCTCACCAACTACGAGGTGAACGACCGCGGCTCGCTGCGCACGCTCCGGTCGCATCTCAAGGTGCTCCTGCCGACGTTCGGCCACCTGCGCGCGATCGACTGCACGACGGACACCATCGAGCGCGCGCAGCTCCGATGGCAGCAAGCCGGCACGTCCAACGCGACGATCAACCGCCGCGCGAACATGCTGCGGCGGGCCTTCAACCTTGGCCGGCGGGCGCGGCGCGTGCACGTCGTGCCCTACGTGCCGCGGCTCGACGAGCACAGCACGCCGGGCCGCTACATCCCGGCGGCGGACGCCGCGGCGCTGCGGGCCGCACTGCCGCCCTACCTGCGCGAGTTTTTCATGTTCGCCTACGACCACGGCACGCGCCGCGGGCAGCTCTCCCGCACGCAGCGCCGCTTCGTCGACCTGGCGCGGGGCGTGATCGCGTGGCCGGCGGCCGAGTGCAAGGCGCGCGAGGCGCACACGGTCCCGTTGGAGGGCGACGGCCTGGCGATCGTGGAGCGGCTGATGGAGCGCCCGCCGCTCTGGTGCCCGTACCTGTTCCACGGCCCGAAGTGCCGCCCGGGGCAGGCGCCCTCGAAGGAATACGGCTGCATCGGCGACTTCAAGAAGGCGTGGGCGTCGGCCTGCGAGCGCGCGGGCCTCCCGGCCGGCCGGAAGGCGGGGGGTTTCACGTTCCACGGAACGCGGCACAGCGCGGCGACGAACCTCCGGGCCGGCGGCATGGACGAGGCCGACGCCATGCAGATCACCGGGCACCAGACGGCGCACGTCTTCCGGCACTACAACATCGGCGACGTGGAGACGCTGCGCGCGCGCCTCGCGGCCGCTCGCACCGGGCAGCGCGGCACCGTGACGCCGCTGCGGGCGCGCGGCGGCAACGCGCGGCAGCCCGTTTCAACCTGA
- a CDS encoding helix-turn-helix transcriptional regulator, whose product MTTPPDRERRPLDWARWMRGLGRQVQRLREFLGLSQEQLARLAGVSQGAISRLENGRGLATPLLVVLKVNEALRAGLSRLDPAHLSPEARRVVELTAGLASDSGDFASYTPAADPRSEELLKLYRSVPDRLRDQLLSIVRATATALRDSPAPSPRPDHDDATG is encoded by the coding sequence GTGACCACCCCGCCGGATCGGGAGCGCCGCCCGCTCGATTGGGCGCGCTGGATGCGCGGTCTCGGCCGGCAGGTACAACGGCTACGCGAGTTCCTCGGCCTCTCGCAGGAACAGCTCGCGCGGCTCGCGGGCGTCAGCCAGGGCGCGATCAGCCGCCTGGAGAACGGCCGTGGTCTCGCCACGCCGCTACTGGTCGTGCTGAAGGTGAACGAAGCGCTTCGTGCCGGCTTGTCGCGACTCGATCCCGCGCACCTCTCCCCGGAAGCCCGCCGCGTCGTCGAGCTGACCGCCGGCCTGGCCTCCGACAGTGGGGACTTCGCCTCCTACACACCGGCCGCCGACCCGCGCTCCGAAGAGCTGCTGAAGCTCTACCGCTCCGTCCCCGATCGTCTCCGCGACCAGCTGCTGTCGATCGTCCGCGCGACGGCGACGGCGCTGCGCGACAGCCCTGCCCCCTCACCGCGCCCCGACCACGACGACGCCACGGGCTGA
- a CDS encoding right-handed parallel beta-helix repeat-containing protein yields MPRRSRLSLLLLALLVLGSRGPLRAATCPGTATVSLAIDNQSSDQSVSLELEGELLDAAATCDGAGATTYTRVVECSGRGETRCGQIDGLRPGAWVHRLRVHVSESASPQVQSRRTVVLTGGIGVSNLVAWTIYPRSFLVTEVQFDGMGAGGDVLSQIAAAASFTSGGLDRRAFVGFDPDVFPGAHAPKVVNVWFVPGGGGTGNQCLTSGPLCPDGRASAFCFTGSRVVVDGLDRLGRRGAVVLRTGTCRRSLMRVYGSDNVLRGLELLGSEYVGSTIPLDTIAFTGEGAQGNLLDQTLVVGPTRGDGISVEAEAGQSAANVVLATEVRGAEDKGIKVTTLARAQVRDSCVHDNQSGGIQVVDGASVTAVRNVVQRNFKTTSGSGFAEHGLLVGVPERLGQRSFLTTDGNVVRFQGARGISVVNSATATLRHDVVTENRAAGARIETTLAGVQSQASLRGLTLACNHLGNCMAEPGRPCTANADCVLTCTLPVAELGFGAVLSSCSGEGCLLPGVDLGAGGADPGRNAFAYNPNPNGQAPGGINLNLLLPSSVFPLLARGNQWEHCDVTASTCPPEPILALDVRPLAPPAPVDLGTPTGHRNGPAPQIARVSNPRPRKGDVVHVYNGSLQGTGGPFNAIDGTLNMSDPAKPRRCSFGDLANIADPSAGMPDDPCSLDSEGVALANAGPRGNGVRIEMGGLSYVPAVQAVTPTMLVFRMPVDCLAPATLTVARGNAASVPVPFCDPGGCAGRPAGSLCDDGNACTGDDRCNAAGACVPGAPVRCTGTCRTGVCDPTYGCAIAEAGTPCQDGDACTVGDACSGVDTTCLSGSPRNCAGPCSTGACNPGTGCDPLPATVVCNDGSVCTQGDHCSGVDETCVGTTSLDCSGQCFLPGCDAQDGCIPAGSDTPCDDGDACTIDERCTGVDGTCAGGTPITCAGQCRTGACDPASGCTPSPVGTPCDDGDACTAADACTADGSCAASPRDCDDGDACTADSCDSSIGCVHIPLVEGSACAAPDRCQAPGTCRSGVCEPGPSLACDDGDACTEDGCNSDVGCVNTPRRGIESVSCRLTGMQNLLDGVVGEPGPRQKRLRKRLARAARALGRAATATAPGKQRRELKKAKAALKQVTVALHGTRRELPSFVQRALEELAAAARAALGDLRR; encoded by the coding sequence ATGCCGCGCCGGTCCCGTCTCTCCCTCCTCCTGCTGGCGCTCCTCGTCCTGGGATCGCGCGGGCCGCTTCGGGCAGCCACCTGTCCGGGGACGGCGACCGTGTCGCTCGCCATAGACAACCAGAGCAGCGACCAGAGCGTCTCGCTCGAGCTCGAGGGCGAGCTGCTGGACGCCGCGGCCACCTGCGACGGTGCTGGCGCCACGACCTACACCCGTGTCGTCGAATGCAGCGGGCGCGGCGAAACGCGCTGCGGGCAGATCGACGGGCTGCGCCCGGGCGCGTGGGTGCATCGGCTGCGCGTGCACGTGAGCGAGTCGGCGTCGCCGCAGGTGCAGAGCCGGCGTACGGTCGTCCTCACCGGCGGCATCGGGGTGTCGAACCTCGTCGCCTGGACGATCTACCCGCGGAGCTTCCTCGTCACCGAAGTGCAGTTCGACGGGATGGGCGCGGGCGGCGACGTCCTCAGTCAGATCGCGGCGGCCGCCAGCTTCACCAGCGGCGGGCTCGACCGGCGTGCGTTCGTCGGCTTCGATCCCGACGTCTTCCCCGGTGCGCACGCGCCGAAGGTGGTGAACGTCTGGTTCGTGCCCGGGGGCGGCGGCACGGGGAATCAGTGTCTCACCTCGGGCCCGCTCTGTCCGGACGGGCGTGCCAGCGCGTTCTGCTTCACCGGCTCACGCGTCGTCGTCGACGGGCTGGATCGACTCGGGCGTCGGGGGGCAGTGGTACTGCGCACCGGCACGTGCCGGCGCTCGCTGATGCGTGTCTACGGCAGCGACAACGTCCTGCGCGGGCTCGAGCTGCTCGGCAGCGAGTACGTCGGCTCGACGATCCCCCTCGACACCATCGCCTTCACGGGCGAGGGCGCCCAGGGCAACCTCCTCGACCAGACGCTCGTCGTGGGTCCGACGCGCGGGGACGGCATAAGCGTCGAGGCGGAGGCGGGGCAGTCCGCCGCGAACGTCGTCCTCGCCACCGAGGTCCGCGGCGCCGAGGACAAGGGCATCAAGGTCACGACGCTCGCACGGGCGCAGGTGCGCGACAGCTGCGTGCACGACAACCAGAGCGGCGGCATCCAGGTCGTCGACGGCGCCAGCGTCACCGCCGTGCGCAACGTCGTGCAGCGCAACTTCAAGACCACCTCGGGCAGCGGCTTCGCGGAGCACGGGCTGCTGGTCGGGGTTCCGGAGCGTCTCGGCCAGCGTAGCTTCCTCACCACCGACGGCAACGTCGTGCGCTTCCAAGGCGCGCGCGGCATCTCCGTCGTCAACAGCGCCACGGCCACGCTGCGCCACGACGTCGTCACCGAGAACCGTGCCGCGGGCGCTCGCATCGAGACGACGCTCGCGGGGGTGCAGTCGCAGGCGAGCCTGCGCGGCCTGACGCTCGCCTGCAACCACCTCGGGAACTGCATGGCCGAGCCGGGACGCCCCTGCACGGCCAACGCCGACTGCGTCCTCACGTGCACGCTGCCGGTGGCCGAGCTCGGATTCGGAGCGGTGTTGTCGTCCTGCAGCGGCGAGGGGTGTCTCCTGCCCGGCGTCGACCTGGGCGCCGGCGGCGCCGATCCGGGGCGCAACGCCTTCGCCTACAATCCCAATCCGAACGGCCAGGCGCCCGGCGGCATCAACCTGAACCTGCTCCTCCCGTCGAGCGTCTTCCCGCTGCTCGCGCGCGGCAATCAGTGGGAGCACTGCGACGTCACCGCCAGCACCTGCCCGCCGGAGCCCATCCTCGCGCTCGACGTGCGGCCGCTGGCGCCGCCCGCGCCCGTCGACCTCGGCACCCCGACCGGCCACCGCAACGGGCCGGCGCCGCAGATCGCGCGCGTCTCGAACCCGCGTCCCCGCAAGGGCGACGTGGTGCACGTCTACAACGGCAGCCTGCAGGGCACGGGCGGACCGTTCAACGCCATCGACGGCACGCTCAACATGAGCGATCCGGCGAAGCCGCGGCGGTGCTCCTTCGGCGACCTCGCCAACATCGCGGACCCGTCGGCCGGCATGCCGGACGATCCGTGCTCGCTCGACAGCGAGGGGGTCGCCCTCGCGAACGCCGGGCCCCGCGGCAATGGCGTCCGCATCGAGATGGGCGGCCTGTCGTACGTTCCGGCCGTCCAGGCCGTGACGCCGACGATGCTCGTCTTCCGTATGCCCGTCGACTGCCTCGCGCCGGCGACCCTGACCGTGGCGCGCGGCAACGCCGCGAGTGTGCCGGTGCCCTTCTGCGACCCCGGCGGCTGCGCGGGACGCCCGGCCGGCAGCCTGTGCGACGACGGCAACGCCTGCACGGGCGACGACCGCTGTAACGCCGCCGGGGCCTGCGTGCCGGGCGCGCCGGTGCGCTGCACCGGCACCTGTCGCACCGGCGTCTGCGACCCGACCTACGGATGCGCGATCGCGGAGGCGGGAACGCCCTGCCAGGACGGTGACGCGTGCACGGTGGGCGACGCCTGCAGCGGCGTCGACACCACGTGTCTCTCGGGCAGCCCCCGCAACTGCGCCGGGCCGTGCTCCACCGGCGCCTGCAATCCCGGAACCGGCTGCGATCCTCTCCCGGCGACGGTGGTCTGCAACGACGGCAGCGTCTGTACGCAGGGCGACCATTGCAGCGGCGTCGACGAGACCTGCGTCGGCACCACGAGCCTCGATTGCAGCGGCCAGTGCTTCCTCCCCGGTTGCGATGCGCAGGACGGCTGCATTCCGGCAGGGTCCGATACGCCGTGCGACGACGGCGATGCCTGCACCATCGACGAGCGCTGCACGGGCGTCGACGGCACGTGCGCCGGCGGCACGCCGATCACCTGCGCGGGACAGTGTCGAACGGGCGCGTGCGATCCGGCGTCCGGCTGCACGCCGTCGCCCGTGGGCACGCCCTGCGACGACGGCGACGCCTGCACGGCCGCGGACGCGTGTACCGCGGACGGCAGCTGCGCCGCGTCGCCGCGCGACTGCGACGACGGCGACGCCTGCACGGCCGATAGCTGCGACAGCAGCATCGGGTGCGTCCACATCCCGCTCGTCGAAGGCAGCGCCTGCGCCGCACCGGACCGCTGTCAGGCGCCGGGGACGTGTCGGAGCGGCGTCTGCGAGCCCGGCCCGAGCCTCGCCTGCGACGACGGCGACGCCTGCACCGAAGACGGCTGCAACTCGGACGTCGGCTGCGTCAACACGCCCCGCAGAGGCATCGAGAGCGTGAGCTGCCGCCTTACGGGGATGCAGAACCTGCTCGACGGGGTCGTCGGAGAGCCGGGTCCGCGCCAGAAGCGCCTGCGCAAGCGGCTGGCCCGCGCGGCCCGCGCGCTCGGCCGGGCGGCGACCGCCACCGCGCCTGGCAAGCAGCGCCGCGAGCTCAAGAAGGCGAAGGCGGCCCTCAAGCAGGTGACGGTCGCGCTGCACGGCACGCGGCGCGAGCTGCCGTCGTTCGTTCAGCGCGCGCTCGAGGAGCTGGCCGCCGCCGCGCGCGCGGCCCTCGGCGATCTGCGGCGCTGA
- a CDS encoding Gfo/Idh/MocA family oxidoreductase has translation MATVDGEAPLRIGVLGAARITPMALLTPARRTADAEVVAIAARDPARAGAFAARHGIPRVHADYDALIDDPAIDAVYNPLPNSHHGVWTIRALEAGKHVLCEKPFAVDAVEAEGMATAGRRSGRVLMEAFHYRYHPLFARLLAIIDAGEIGQVRHLEAHFCIPLPRPSDIRYRADLAGGALMDTGCYTISILRHLARAEPTVVSARARWTRGGVDRWCAAELAFPGGRTARLTCALWSAVGVRMSARVVGSAGTLGVINPIAPQFWHRLSVRTARERRAERVAGPSSYAGQLRAFVDAIRRGTPFPTTPEDAVANMRVIDAIYAAAGRPQR, from the coding sequence ATGGCGACGGTCGACGGCGAAGCGCCGTTGCGCATCGGGGTTCTCGGGGCGGCGCGCATCACGCCGATGGCGCTGCTGACGCCGGCGCGGCGCACGGCCGACGCGGAGGTCGTCGCGATCGCGGCCCGCGACCCGGCGCGTGCCGGCGCCTTCGCCGCACGCCACGGCATCCCGCGGGTGCACGCAGACTACGACGCCCTCATCGACGATCCGGCGATCGACGCCGTCTACAACCCCCTGCCGAACTCGCACCACGGCGTGTGGACGATTCGCGCCCTGGAAGCCGGAAAGCACGTCCTGTGCGAGAAGCCGTTCGCGGTCGACGCGGTGGAGGCGGAGGGCATGGCGACGGCGGGACGCCGCAGCGGTCGCGTGCTGATGGAGGCGTTCCACTACCGCTACCACCCGCTCTTCGCGCGGCTGCTCGCGATCATCGACGCGGGCGAGATCGGACAGGTGCGGCATCTCGAGGCGCACTTCTGCATCCCACTGCCGCGCCCGAGCGACATCCGCTACCGCGCCGACCTCGCAGGCGGTGCGCTCATGGACACGGGCTGCTACACGATCTCGATCCTGCGGCACCTCGCGCGCGCCGAGCCCACCGTCGTCTCGGCACGCGCCCGCTGGACGCGCGGGGGCGTCGATCGCTGGTGCGCGGCGGAGCTCGCCTTCCCGGGCGGACGCACGGCGCGGCTCACGTGTGCGCTGTGGTCGGCGGTGGGCGTGCGCATGTCCGCGCGCGTCGTCGGGAGCGCGGGCACGCTCGGCGTGATCAACCCGATCGCACCGCAGTTCTGGCACCGCCTGTCGGTGCGCACGGCGCGCGAGCGGCGCGCGGAGCGCGTTGCCGGACCGTCGAGCTACGCCGGCCAGCTCCGCGCCTTCGTCGATGCCATCCGCCGGGGGACGCCGTTCCCGACCACGCCGGAGGACGCCGTCGCGAACATGCGCGTGATCGACGCGATCTACGCCGCGGCCGGGCGGCCTCAGAGGTAG
- a CDS encoding 2,3-diphosphoglycerate-dependent phosphoglycerate mutase encodes MPDLILLRHGQSQWNLENRFTGWVDVPLSPKGEEEARAAGVKLRGRTVDKLYTSTLQRAIHTADLALAAAAITVPLVERDAALNERMYGDLQGLDKAEAAKQFGADQVHIWRRSFDVPPPGGESLKDTAARVIPYWEGHILPDLRAGKNVLVAAHGNSLRALVMHLDGLTRDEVLKLEIPTGAPLAYVLGPDGAVREKRYL; translated from the coding sequence ATGCCCGATCTCATCCTCCTCCGCCACGGCCAGTCGCAGTGGAACCTCGAGAACCGCTTCACCGGGTGGGTCGACGTGCCGCTGTCCCCGAAGGGCGAGGAGGAGGCCCGCGCCGCCGGCGTGAAGCTGCGCGGGCGTACCGTCGACAAGCTCTACACGTCGACGCTGCAGCGGGCGATCCACACCGCCGACCTCGCCCTCGCGGCCGCCGCGATCACCGTGCCGCTCGTCGAGCGCGACGCAGCGCTCAACGAGCGCATGTACGGCGACCTCCAGGGGCTCGACAAGGCCGAGGCAGCGAAGCAGTTCGGGGCCGATCAGGTGCACATCTGGCGCCGCAGCTTCGACGTCCCGCCGCCCGGCGGCGAGAGCCTGAAGGACACGGCGGCGCGCGTCATCCCCTACTGGGAGGGGCACATCCTCCCCGACCTGCGCGCGGGGAAGAACGTCCTCGTCGCCGCGCACGGCAACTCGTTGCGCGCGCTCGTGATGCACCTCGACGGGCTCACGCGCGACGAGGTCCTGAAGCTCGAGATCCCGACCGGTGCGCCGCTCGCGTACGTGCTCGGCCCCGACGGAGCCGTGCGCGAGAAGCGCTACCTCTGA
- a CDS encoding acyl-CoA desaturase has translation MAIIALFVVHWFASIFFQSSFLHRYAAHRMFTMDRLTERVFHFLTWASQGSSYLPPRAYAILHREHHAFSDTAKDPHSPSYSPNVMAMMWKTAKRFTAHVDGISKPEARFLGGYPEWRILDRVGSWWTTRLAWGGVYVGLYWWLATEWWMFLLLPFHFGMGPIHGAIVNWCGHRYGYRNFATRDQSRNSLPIDLITWGELFQNNHHHYAGRVNFAFRRYELDVTYHILRVLDRLRVIRLRPEAIRAAA, from the coding sequence ATGGCGATCATCGCGCTCTTCGTCGTCCATTGGTTCGCGAGCATCTTCTTCCAGTCGAGCTTCCTGCATCGCTACGCGGCGCACCGGATGTTCACCATGGACCGCCTCACCGAGCGCGTGTTCCACTTCCTCACCTGGGCTTCCCAGGGGTCGTCGTATCTGCCACCGCGGGCCTATGCGATCCTCCACCGGGAGCATCATGCCTTCAGCGACACCGCGAAGGATCCGCACTCGCCGTCGTACTCACCGAACGTGATGGCGATGATGTGGAAGACGGCGAAGCGGTTCACCGCGCACGTCGACGGGATCTCGAAGCCGGAGGCGCGCTTCCTCGGCGGCTACCCCGAGTGGCGCATCCTCGATCGCGTCGGCTCCTGGTGGACGACGCGGCTCGCGTGGGGCGGCGTCTACGTCGGGCTCTACTGGTGGCTCGCGACGGAGTGGTGGATGTTCCTGCTCCTCCCGTTCCACTTCGGCATGGGGCCGATCCATGGCGCGATCGTGAACTGGTGCGGGCACCGTTACGGCTACCGCAACTTCGCGACCCGGGATCAGTCGCGCAACTCGCTGCCGATCGATCTGATCACGTGGGGCGAGCTGTTCCAGAACAACCACCACCACTACGCCGGCCGGGTGAACTTCGCGTTCCGCCGCTACGAGCTCGACGTCACCTACCACATCCTCCGCGTCCTCGATCGCCTGCGCGTCATCCGCCTCCGACCCGAGGCGATCCGCGCCGCGGCCTGA
- a CDS encoding FAD-binding oxidoreductase: MSAAPAPRERSFWGWGWSDAGPSDEHGSALARLIEARFGIVLPEALPRPRLDAVTLPPVRVTPPPRLAALCRTDAAARAGHAYGKSFRDVVRGARGEFPNPPDLVAYPADEADVAAILAWCADTGLAAIPYGGGSSVVGGVEPPARDAWPGVVTIDLARLDRVVEVDATSRAARIQGGIYGPALEEQLRPHGLTLRHFPQSFEFSTLGGWLATRSGGHYATLHTHIDDFVEGLRVVTPAGTLETRRLPGSGAGPSPDRLFLGSEGTLGVIVEAWMRLQDRPTRRASASITFTDFAAGATAARAIVQAGLHPTNCRLLDALEALTSGAGDGSHAVLLVGFESASRDLDDAMDAALACARAHGGTAPADAGRTRVDAAGARDGAAGAWRRAFLEAPYLRDALVRLGLVSETFETAVTWDRFPAFHAAVMAATTDAVRRVCGAGQVTCRFTHVYPDGPAPYYTVLAPACRGSELAQWAEVKQAAAEAILHEGGTITHHHAVGRDHRRWYDRQRPELFGAVLRAAKTTLDAAGVLNPGVLIDP; this comes from the coding sequence GTGAGCGCGGCGCCCGCGCCGCGCGAGCGGAGCTTCTGGGGCTGGGGCTGGTCCGACGCCGGCCCCTCCGACGAACACGGCTCCGCCCTCGCGCGGCTGATAGAGGCACGCTTCGGCATCGTCCTCCCGGAGGCGCTGCCGCGGCCACGTCTCGATGCCGTCACGCTGCCGCCGGTGCGCGTGACGCCGCCGCCGCGCCTGGCGGCGCTGTGCCGCACCGATGCGGCGGCCCGCGCCGGCCATGCGTACGGCAAGTCGTTCCGCGACGTCGTGCGCGGGGCGCGCGGCGAGTTTCCGAACCCGCCGGACCTGGTCGCGTACCCGGCCGACGAGGCCGACGTCGCGGCCATCCTCGCGTGGTGCGCCGACACCGGCCTCGCCGCAATTCCCTACGGCGGTGGGTCTTCCGTCGTCGGCGGCGTGGAGCCGCCTGCGCGTGACGCCTGGCCCGGCGTGGTCACCATCGATCTGGCGCGGCTCGATCGCGTCGTCGAGGTCGACGCCACGAGTCGCGCCGCGCGCATCCAGGGCGGCATCTACGGTCCGGCTCTCGAGGAGCAGCTTCGCCCGCACGGACTGACGCTGCGGCACTTCCCGCAGTCGTTCGAGTTCTCGACGCTCGGCGGATGGCTCGCAACCCGCTCGGGCGGCCACTACGCGACCCTGCACACGCACATCGACGACTTCGTCGAGGGCCTGCGCGTCGTGACGCCGGCGGGAACGCTGGAGACGCGCCGCCTGCCCGGCTCGGGCGCCGGCCCGAGCCCCGACCGGCTCTTCCTCGGCTCCGAGGGCACCCTGGGCGTCATCGTAGAGGCGTGGATGCGGCTGCAGGACCGCCCCACCCGGCGGGCCTCGGCGAGCATCACGTTCACCGACTTCGCGGCCGGTGCGACCGCCGCACGCGCCATCGTGCAGGCGGGGCTCCATCCGACGAACTGCCGCCTGCTCGATGCGCTCGAGGCCCTGACGTCCGGGGCGGGCGACGGCTCCCACGCCGTGCTCCTGGTCGGCTTCGAGTCCGCCAGCCGCGACCTCGACGACGCGATGGACGCCGCGCTCGCGTGCGCACGAGCGCACGGCGGTACGGCGCCGGCGGACGCGGGGCGCACCCGCGTCGACGCCGCCGGGGCGCGCGACGGCGCCGCCGGCGCCTGGCGCCGCGCCTTCCTCGAAGCCCCGTATCTGCGCGACGCACTCGTGCGTCTCGGGCTCGTCTCCGAGACGTTCGAGACCGCCGTCACCTGGGATCGGTTCCCGGCGTTCCACGCCGCCGTCATGGCAGCGACGACGGATGCCGTACGGCGTGTGTGCGGTGCCGGCCAGGTGACGTGCCGCTTCACGCACGTCTATCCCGATGGTCCTGCGCCCTACTACACCGTGCTGGCGCCGGCGTGCCGCGGGAGCGAGCTTGCGCAGTGGGCCGAGGTGAAGCAGGCGGCGGCCGAAGCCATCCTGCATGAGGGCGGGACGATCACCCATCACCACGCGGTCGGCCGCGACCATCGGCGCTGGTACGACCGCCAGCGACCCGAGCTGTTCGGGGCCGTGCTGCGCGCCGCGAAGACGACGCTCGATGCGGCCGGGGTTCTGAACCCCGGCGTGCTGATCGACCCCTGA
- a CDS encoding RNA-binding protein — protein sequence MGKKLFVGNLPFRVTSEQLGDLFAKVGTIQSAAVIMDRATGQSRGFGFVEMSSEDEARRAVEELNGQDFDGRKLNVSEAHDRGGGGGGARPRY from the coding sequence ATGGGCAAGAAGCTCTTCGTGGGCAACCTGCCGTTTCGTGTGACCAGCGAGCAGCTCGGGGATCTGTTCGCGAAGGTCGGCACGATCCAGTCGGCAGCCGTGATCATGGATCGGGCCACGGGACAGTCGCGCGGGTTCGGGTTCGTCGAGATGAGCTCCGAAGACGAAGCGCGGCGCGCCGTAGAGGAGCTGAACGGTCAGGACTTCGACGGCCGCAAGCTCAACGTCAGCGAGGCCCACGACCGCGGCGGTGGTGGCGGCGGCGCCCGGCCGCGCTACTGA
- a CDS encoding LLM class flavin-dependent oxidoreductase: MPLAASLPVPPDIAMCQRVARRVEELGYESVWLADTGAGPDAFVLAAALAGVTSRLRIGTAVVPVYTRTPSVMAAQSGSVAQILPGRFVLGLGASSDTIVDAWGGVPFERPLTRIRESVGVLRQMLAGERVSFTGRTIRTRGFRLVSLPPQPVPIYLAALMPPMLELAGEIADGVILNFMPVDAVPRMLEHVRRGAERAGRDPRTLEIVSRFQVIVTDDPAAARAALRHMMGPYFATSVYNRFVAWCGFAAEAEAILAGWQAKDRARNLAAVTDEMIDRIAVIGTAAECRARLRAFADVGVTTPMVHPFLFDERSIWGTFEALGPASVSV, encoded by the coding sequence ATGCCCCTCGCCGCGAGCCTGCCCGTCCCACCGGACATCGCCATGTGCCAGCGCGTCGCCCGCCGGGTCGAGGAGCTGGGCTACGAGAGCGTCTGGCTCGCGGACACCGGCGCCGGCCCGGACGCCTTCGTCCTCGCCGCCGCCCTGGCCGGCGTCACGAGCCGCCTGCGCATCGGCACCGCGGTCGTCCCGGTCTACACGCGTACCCCGTCGGTGATGGCGGCGCAGTCGGGCTCGGTGGCGCAGATCCTGCCGGGCCGCTTCGTCCTCGGACTCGGCGCCTCGAGCGACACCATCGTCGACGCCTGGGGCGGCGTGCCCTTCGAGCGACCGTTGACGCGCATCCGCGAGTCGGTGGGCGTCCTGCGGCAGATGCTGGCGGGCGAGCGCGTCTCCTTCACCGGCCGCACGATCCGCACGCGCGGCTTTCGTCTGGTGTCGCTCCCACCGCAGCCGGTTCCCATCTACCTCGCGGCCCTGATGCCACCCATGCTCGAGCTCGCGGGGGAGATCGCGGACGGCGTCATCCTGAACTTCATGCCCGTCGATGCGGTGCCGCGCATGCTCGAGCACGTGCGACGGGGTGCCGAGCGCGCCGGGCGCGACCCGCGCACGCTCGAGATCGTGAGCCGCTTCCAGGTGATCGTCACCGACGATCCGGCGGCGGCGCGCGCGGCGCTCCGTCACATGATGGGCCCGTACTTCGCCACCTCGGTCTACAACCGCTTCGTGGCCTGGTGCGGCTTCGCCGCCGAGGCGGAGGCCATCCTCGCCGGCTGGCAGGCGAAGGACCGCGCCCGCAATCTCGCCGCGGTCACCGACGAGATGATCGATCGTATTGCCGTCATCGGGACGGCGGCCGAATGCCGGGCTCGGCTCCGCGCCTTCGCCGACGTCGGCGTGACGACGCCGATGGTGCACCCGTTCCTGTTCGACGAGCGGTCGATCTGGGGGACCTTCGAGGCCCTGGGACCCGCGTCCGTCTCCGTCTGA